A region from the Cannabis sativa cultivar Pink pepper isolate KNU-18-1 chromosome 9, ASM2916894v1, whole genome shotgun sequence genome encodes:
- the LOC133031368 gene encoding uncharacterized protein LOC133031368: MEELRAELLRLTEELSSSKETVEYLCSLVSLLQGDVSGWRGKLVAVEKWRDDRISDELRNILSHLNEGNDFEIDYRSLSGAVNGWKDWSTSVLTRFQAPLKSVGILSSMWVCSGIEIFRDVTILNQLVSCWCPTTHTFLVNWGEFSVTLEDVYALLLLPICGITSAIEPLSKDEKDLLSAFTEASNDFKKMMPHLSRYVFPSKQSKSVRRALYPLACKLAREKQLPIGAFYLGTLYHNLDSIVRDINSGSMKTISVVDASFLQLFIWECFHKLAPPRKCLKDGSPRAWSRFRSRLKGSIQLTDIVDYISEFNFRPYLTNIDAYFTLDMYDGSVVPLTSEVRSNLNVSRGGIGFWFAICLPRWLLCLQDNSKSLSWSFISYRPDRVARQFGFDQHVPHDRKAGSLEKASKSCLLGSLQVSKRSHNLFQLPCKER; this comes from the exons ATGGAGGAGCTTCGTGCTGAGCTCTTAAGGTTAACTGAGGAGCTTTCCTCATCTAAAGAAACAGTGGAATATTTATGTTCTCTAGTTTCCCTTCTTCAGGGTGATGTTTCGGGTTGGCGAGGTAAGCTTGTCGCCGTTGAAAAATGGAGAGACGATCGTATTTCTGATGAACTCAGGAACATCCTCTCTCATTTGAACGAAG GCAATGATTTTGAAATTGACTATCGATCACTTTCTGGCGCAGTCAATGGTTGGAAGGATTGGAGTACTTCTGTGTTAACACGTTTTCAGGCACCTTTGAAATCAGTGGGTATATTATCTTCCATGTGGGTATGCTCTGGTATTGAGATATTTCGTGATGTGACTATTTTGAATCAATTAGTGAGTTGCTGGTGTCCTACGACTCACACATTTTTGGTGAATTGGGGTGAGTTTTCTGTAACATTAGAAGATGTCTATGCTCTCCTTTTACTGCCTATATGTGGTATTACTTCCGCGATTGAACCTCTGTCGAAAGATGAGAAAGACCTGTTGTCAGCCTTCACGGAAGCATCCaatgattttaaaaaaatgatgcCACAT TTAAGTAGGTACGTTTTTCCCTCAAAACAATCCAAGTCGGTACGTCGTGCTTTATACCCCTTAGCATGTAAACTTGCCCGCGAGAAGCAACTCCCAATAGGAGCTTTTTACCTAGGAACTTTGTATCATAACTTAGATTCCATAGTTCGTGATATAAATTCCGGAAGTATGAAGACAATTAGTGTCGTGGATGCTTCTTTCCTCCAACTGTTTATTTGGGAGTGTTTTCATAAGCTTGCCCCACCCCGTAAATGTTTGAAGGATGGAAGCCCTCGTGCTTGGTCACGGTTTCGTTCTCGTTTAAAGGGTTCAATACAGTTGACTGATATCGTTGACTATATTTCAGAATTCAACTTCCGCCCGTATCTTACTAACATAGATGCTTATTTCACCCTGGACATGTATGATGGAAGTGTGGTACCATTAACGAGCGAGGTTCGATCGAATCTGAATGTTTCTCGTGGCGGTATAGGATTTTGGTTTGCTATTTGTCTTCCTCGGTGGTTGTTGTGCCTTCAAGATAACTCAAAATCTCTTTCTTGGtcttttatttcatatcgtcCTGATCGTGTGGCTAGACAATTTGGATTTGACCAACATGTTCCTCATGATCGTAAGGCAGGGAGTCTAGAAAAGGCATCAAAATCATGTTTGTTAGGTTCTCTTCAAGTTTCAAAACGTTCGCATAACTTGTTCCAACTCCCATGTAAGGAGAGGTAG